A single window of Deinococcus misasensis DSM 22328 DNA harbors:
- the thiS gene encoding sulfur carrier protein ThiS has product MQVNGKAFLHTEGLTLLALLDQLNIPRDRVAVMVGEQVFPSGHIEDVLLKPEDVIEIVRAMQGG; this is encoded by the coding sequence ATGCAGGTTAACGGCAAAGCATTTCTCCACACAGAGGGGTTGACCTTGCTGGCTTTGCTGGACCAACTGAACATCCCCAGAGACCGGGTGGCTGTAATGGTTGGCGAACAGGTTTTTCCCTCTGGACACATTGAGGATGTGCTTCTGAAACCAGAGGATGTGATCGAGATTGTGCGGGCGATGCAGGGGGGGTAG
- a CDS encoding thiazole synthase: MDLLNIAGQQFTSRLMLGTGKYRDFEVMKDALEASGTQIVTVSIRRVEIGAAGHVGILDAIDLSRYQLLPNTAGCKTAEEAVRVARLARALTGTNWIKLEVIPDARYLMPDPLGTFEAAKRLCEEGFVVLPYMPADPVLAHKLQEVGCATVMPLGSPIGSGQGIQNRASIEVILNSVTAPVVVDAGLGVPSEASQAMEMGASSVLVNTAIAEARDPVRMAEAFRDGVNAGRQAYLAGRMPVREHASPSSPVQGVVRLTDPEVPE, translated from the coding sequence ATGGACTTACTGAACATTGCAGGACAACAATTCACTTCCCGCTTGATGTTGGGAACCGGAAAATACCGTGACTTTGAAGTGATGAAAGACGCTCTGGAGGCGTCTGGAACCCAGATCGTGACCGTGTCCATCCGCAGGGTGGAAATTGGAGCAGCAGGGCATGTGGGTATTCTGGACGCCATTGACCTGTCCAGATACCAGCTTCTGCCCAACACAGCGGGGTGCAAAACCGCAGAGGAGGCTGTTCGGGTGGCCCGCCTTGCCCGAGCGCTCACCGGCACCAACTGGATCAAACTGGAGGTTATTCCCGATGCCCGTTACCTGATGCCCGATCCCCTTGGGACGTTTGAGGCTGCCAAACGGCTCTGTGAAGAAGGTTTTGTGGTGTTGCCTTACATGCCTGCTGATCCAGTGCTGGCCCACAAGTTGCAGGAGGTGGGGTGCGCCACAGTGATGCCTCTGGGTTCGCCCATTGGCTCGGGGCAGGGCATTCAGAATCGGGCCAGCATCGAGGTGATCCTGAACAGCGTCACGGCTCCGGTGGTGGTGGATGCAGGACTTGGGGTGCCTTCTGAAGCCTCTCAAGCCATGGAAATGGGAGCCAGCAGCGTGCTGGTCAACACCGCCATTGCAGAAGCCAGAGATCCCGTTCGCATGGCAGAAGCCTTCCGTGACGGAGTGAATGCAGGCCGTCAGGCATACCTTGCAGGTCGCATGCCCGTGCGTGAACATGCCAGTCCCAGCAGTCCAGTTCAAGGGGTGGTGCGCCTGACAGATCCCGAGGTTCCGGAGTGA
- a CDS encoding NAD(P)/FAD-dependent oxidoreductase produces MGAGIIGSMVAVKLSDLGAQVTLLDAGFAGQATRASGGMLAPTSEALSIPENWREKALQSLHLWQDWLKRFEEMGVDVGYRSGLGHAACSPEEALNLKRSGVWLEDHPLHPHGMAYFPQEGSLEPEKVLSALHMLCPVTHAEVHAIEDQQGLVVRTSLGEIRADAVILACGVWSAKFGIPVLPKQGQVLLIDGKHIEHATYKGKGYLVPRGDWTFVGATEIETLDVTPTQGAKNTLLNHVRNHHPHIPEPQVLEQRVGVRPYLPEPFVGHHPSLKGVLVATGHHRNGVLLAPVTAQLLAELFMEASPDSYGLPVH; encoded by the coding sequence GTGGGTGCGGGAATCATCGGTAGCATGGTTGCGGTGAAGCTCTCAGACCTTGGAGCACAGGTGACTTTGCTGGACGCTGGTTTTGCAGGTCAGGCCACCCGAGCCAGTGGAGGCATGCTGGCCCCCACCAGTGAAGCCCTCTCCATTCCCGAAAACTGGCGTGAAAAAGCCTTGCAGTCCCTGCATCTCTGGCAGGACTGGTTGAAGCGGTTTGAGGAGATGGGGGTGGATGTGGGGTATCGGTCTGGTTTGGGCCATGCGGCCTGTTCTCCAGAAGAAGCCCTCAACTTAAAAAGGTCTGGAGTCTGGCTGGAGGACCATCCTTTGCATCCACATGGCATGGCTTATTTCCCACAGGAAGGCAGCCTTGAACCCGAGAAAGTCCTCTCTGCCTTGCACATGCTTTGCCCAGTGACCCACGCAGAAGTCCATGCCATTGAGGATCAGCAAGGGCTTGTGGTCCGCACCTCTCTGGGTGAAATCAGGGCAGATGCTGTGATTCTGGCTTGTGGAGTTTGGTCTGCAAAGTTTGGGATTCCTGTTTTGCCAAAACAAGGGCAGGTGCTCTTGATTGACGGAAAACACATCGAACATGCCACCTACAAAGGCAAAGGGTATCTGGTGCCCAGAGGAGACTGGACGTTTGTGGGGGCCACCGAAATTGAAACTCTGGATGTCACGCCCACACAGGGGGCAAAGAACACCTTGCTGAACCATGTGCGGAACCACCATCCCCACATCCCTGAACCGCAAGTGCTGGAACAGAGGGTAGGGGTTCGCCCTTACCTGCCTGAGCCTTTTGTGGGTCACCATCCCAGTCTCAAAGGCGTGCTGGTCGCCACAGGACACCACCGCAATGGGGTTTTGCTGGCCCCGGTCACGGCTCAGCTTCTGGCAGAACTTTTCATGGAGGCATCACCGGACTCTTATGGGCTGCCCGTACACTGA
- a CDS encoding cytochrome P460 family protein, protein MFLWLRFSLLGLLLLGSTPVAIPSPQEDPIAAANALPYPEQYQQTMTLYAVVDRPDGMVRKLYVSQSALQAVKSQTPYPTSGDALYVIENYRAQSFNQKYLLDAQKHLIPRAIPETIHVMQRRANVKGAMDNWNVQSFRGSDGQVDTSANLFECWSCHVSAEKREFVFSRPVLQKFLVTSQVQRWDCPKPNRQLCNQHLDFP, encoded by the coding sequence ATGTTCCTCTGGTTGCGGTTCTCTCTGCTTGGCTTGTTGCTGCTGGGCAGCACCCCAGTTGCCATCCCGAGCCCTCAGGAAGATCCCATTGCTGCGGCAAATGCCCTTCCCTACCCTGAGCAATATCAGCAAACCATGACCCTGTATGCGGTGGTGGACCGTCCAGACGGCATGGTCCGCAAGCTGTACGTCAGTCAGAGTGCTTTGCAGGCCGTCAAAAGCCAGACCCCATACCCAACCTCTGGGGATGCCCTGTACGTGATTGAGAATTACCGTGCACAGAGCTTCAATCAGAAATACTTGCTGGATGCCCAGAAGCACCTGATTCCCAGAGCCATCCCGGAAACCATCCATGTGATGCAACGTCGGGCCAATGTGAAAGGGGCCATGGACAACTGGAATGTCCAGAGTTTCAGAGGTTCGGACGGGCAAGTGGACACCTCAGCCAACCTGTTTGAATGCTGGTCCTGCCATGTGTCTGCTGAAAAGCGGGAGTTTGTGTTTTCCAGACCTGTGCTGCAAAAGTTTCTGGTCACCTCACAGGTGCAGCGCTGGGATTGCCCCAAACCCAACCGCCAGTTGTGCAACCAGCATCTGGATTTCCCCTGA
- the bshB1 gene encoding bacillithiol biosynthesis deacetylase BshB1, protein MQHVYGTVQPLFALCIAPHPDDAEIGAGGTLIRLAQSKKVGILELSRGEMGTLGTPEGRLEEACNAASIMGLAFRGNLGLPDGFLKPEREQVLKLAQALRDLRPELLFIPHHLDRHPDHTGSYQLCKDAVHVAGLKKAELQGDPHRVRKVLLYQGNFPIEADVLFDISGVQDLWEQAIMAHTSQFTGPQISETVSPEVIDRRRARNMYWGTFAGVKYAEAFTSEVPLLLDPLDF, encoded by the coding sequence ATGCAACACGTCTACGGAACAGTTCAACCGCTTTTCGCACTCTGCATTGCTCCCCACCCCGATGATGCAGAAATCGGGGCTGGAGGCACCCTGATTCGGCTGGCACAGTCCAAAAAAGTGGGCATTCTGGAACTCTCCCGAGGAGAAATGGGCACCCTTGGCACTCCAGAAGGCCGTCTGGAAGAAGCATGCAACGCCGCGTCCATCATGGGTCTGGCCTTTCGAGGGAACCTCGGGCTGCCAGACGGTTTCCTGAAACCCGAACGGGAACAGGTGCTGAAACTGGCCCAAGCGCTGCGGGACCTGCGTCCAGAGTTGCTGTTCATTCCCCACCATCTGGATCGGCATCCAGACCACACGGGCAGCTACCAGTTGTGCAAAGACGCAGTCCATGTGGCTGGCCTGAAAAAAGCCGAGCTGCAAGGCGATCCCCACCGGGTTCGCAAAGTGCTGCTGTATCAGGGCAACTTTCCCATCGAAGCCGACGTGCTCTTTGACATCAGTGGGGTGCAAGACCTCTGGGAGCAGGCCATCATGGCCCACACCAGCCAATTCACCGGACCCCAGATCTCCGAAACGGTTTCCCCAGAGGTGATTGACCGCAGGCGTGCCCGCAACATGTACTGGGGCACCTTTGCTGGCGTCAAGTACGCCGAAGCCTTCACCAGTGAAGTGCCTTTGTTGCTGGACCCTCTGGATTTTTAA
- the plsY gene encoding glycerol-3-phosphate 1-O-acyltransferase PlsY: MEILVLLLSYLLGSIPIGLWIARLYNIDITKVGSGNIGATNIQRNIGWGPALVVLAFDIFKGGLALYIGRQFGLTDFYLAACALLAVLGHNYSLFLKFKGGKGVATSIGTLLVMNPLIGLGTAILAVGIMYLTRFVSAGSMMGGIAAVMLLIYHGDPLWQIVTASGLALLILWTHRDNFKRLQSGTERRIGTPKDTPK, encoded by the coding sequence GTGGAAATTCTGGTTTTGCTGCTTTCGTACCTGCTGGGAAGCATTCCGATTGGCCTGTGGATTGCCCGGCTTTACAACATCGACATCACCAAAGTGGGCTCGGGAAACATTGGGGCCACCAACATCCAGAGGAACATCGGATGGGGACCTGCTCTGGTGGTGCTGGCCTTTGACATCTTCAAAGGTGGCTTGGCCCTTTACATTGGTCGGCAGTTTGGCCTGACCGATTTTTACCTGGCGGCCTGCGCCCTGCTGGCTGTGCTCGGGCACAATTACTCTTTGTTCCTGAAATTCAAAGGCGGAAAAGGGGTGGCCACTTCCATTGGCACCCTGCTGGTCATGAACCCCCTGATTGGTCTGGGAACCGCCATTCTTGCGGTGGGCATCATGTACCTGACCCGTTTTGTCTCTGCTGGAAGCATGATGGGCGGCATCGCTGCCGTGATGCTCCTGATTTACCATGGCGATCCGCTCTGGCAAATCGTGACCGCATCGGGGTTGGCTTTGCTGATCCTCTGGACCCACCGGGACAATTTCAAACGCCTGCAATCCGGAACCGAACGTCGCATTGGCACCCCCAAGGACACCCCCAAATAA
- a CDS encoding DUF554 domain-containing protein, with translation MDFFLKTSGTWINVATVLLGTFLGMVLGGRIPERMNHTLMQVLAVTTLYIAIDMGTSLNGLKIGILPGIIAALVCLALGAVMGELLQLEEKLGNLGETLKQKFKGKGRFTEGFVTASLLFCIGPMTVIGSLQNGLQLDPNTLILKATLDGIAAVALTGVYGIGVGFSAIVVLIVQGILSLAAGGLASSLPNPATDPSVLLITGTGGLMITGISFNLLFGSFDSPHRVRVGSFLPALLLAPLLVALMSVLK, from the coding sequence ATGGACTTTTTCCTCAAAACCAGCGGCACCTGGATCAACGTTGCCACCGTCTTGCTGGGCACCTTTCTGGGGATGGTGCTTGGAGGCCGCATTCCCGAGCGCATGAACCACACCCTGATGCAGGTGCTGGCGGTCACCACCCTGTACATTGCCATCGACATGGGCACCAGCCTGAATGGACTCAAAATTGGGATCCTGCCGGGAATCATTGCTGCTCTGGTCTGTCTTGCACTCGGTGCAGTGATGGGAGAACTTTTGCAACTTGAGGAAAAGCTGGGCAACCTGGGCGAAACCCTCAAACAGAAATTCAAAGGCAAAGGCCGCTTCACTGAGGGCTTCGTGACCGCCAGTTTGCTGTTTTGCATTGGTCCCATGACCGTGATTGGCAGCCTTCAGAATGGTCTGCAACTGGACCCCAACACCCTGATTTTGAAAGCCACTCTGGACGGCATCGCTGCGGTGGCTTTGACCGGCGTCTATGGCATCGGGGTGGGCTTCTCTGCTATTGTCGTTTTGATTGTGCAGGGCATTCTCAGTCTGGCAGCAGGCGGACTGGCCAGTTCCCTTCCCAACCCGGCCACCGATCCATCGGTGCTCCTGATCACCGGGACCGGGGGTTTGATGATCACCGGCATCAGTTTCAATCTGCTGTTCGGAAGTTTTGATTCACCCCACCGGGTGCGAGTGGGTTCCTTCTTGCCTGCCCTGCTGCTGGCCCCCTTGCTGGTGGCCTTGATGTCTGTGCTGAAATGA
- a CDS encoding helix-turn-helix domain-containing protein has protein sequence MTLNDQLRHLPKFLTVREVADFTFCHDRTVRRWIRSGALGALETGEGLRIPRRELRRFLGLQKAS, from the coding sequence ATGACTTTAAACGACCAGTTGCGTCATCTTCCGAAATTCTTGACCGTGCGCGAGGTGGCCGATTTCACCTTCTGCCATGACCGCACCGTCAGACGCTGGATCCGCTCTGGGGCCCTTGGGGCTCTGGAAACCGGGGAGGGTTTGAGGATTCCCAGACGGGAATTGAGAAGGTTCCTTGGCTTGCAAAAAGCCAGCTGA
- a CDS encoding polyprenyl synthetase family protein, with protein sequence MRNLIAEYIDQTLPRTHSRPEIQHLYDLMRDYPQRGGKMLRSQLLLMAAQAFGGTFDKALPLAAALELFQNWVLIHDDIEDESEDRRGKPALHRLHGVPLALNAGDALHVYMWQVVHAAGVAGAFEEFIQTIHRTAEGQHVDLSWVVNGTWDLSEQDYLAMVHLKTAYYTVVAPFRLGMLAAGLTPDPEIEAAGLKLGAAFQIRDDVLNLIGDIKDYGKEIAGDLLEGKRTLVLLQWLGQASAEQKSFFLKVMSLPREQKSPEDIAQILQWLQDSGCIQHAQNIADQEAREGLHLMGQVLSRAQDQQVASQILALLQQLATRTA encoded by the coding sequence GTGCGCAACCTCATTGCCGAGTACATCGACCAGACTTTGCCCAGAACCCACAGTCGGCCTGAAATCCAGCATCTGTACGACCTGATGCGCGACTACCCCCAGAGGGGTGGAAAAATGCTGCGCAGCCAGTTGCTTTTGATGGCTGCACAGGCTTTTGGGGGCACTTTTGACAAAGCCCTGCCTCTGGCTGCCGCTCTGGAGCTTTTCCAGAACTGGGTGCTGATTCACGACGACATTGAAGACGAATCCGAAGACCGCCGGGGCAAACCCGCCCTGCACCGCTTGCATGGTGTGCCTCTGGCGCTCAATGCCGGAGACGCCCTGCACGTCTACATGTGGCAGGTGGTGCATGCAGCAGGTGTAGCAGGGGCCTTTGAGGAGTTCATCCAGACCATCCACCGCACCGCAGAAGGCCAGCATGTGGACCTGAGCTGGGTCGTCAATGGCACCTGGGACCTTTCAGAGCAGGATTATCTGGCGATGGTTCACCTGAAGACCGCCTACTACACGGTGGTTGCACCCTTCAGACTCGGGATGTTGGCCGCCGGCCTGACCCCTGATCCAGAGATTGAAGCGGCAGGTCTGAAACTGGGCGCAGCTTTCCAGATCCGGGACGATGTTCTGAATCTGATCGGAGACATCAAAGACTATGGCAAGGAAATTGCAGGAGACCTGCTGGAAGGCAAACGCACACTGGTCTTGCTGCAATGGCTCGGGCAGGCCTCTGCAGAGCAGAAAAGTTTCTTTTTGAAAGTGATGTCTTTGCCCAGAGAACAGAAAAGCCCCGAGGACATCGCGCAGATTTTGCAGTGGCTGCAAGACTCGGGGTGCATCCAGCATGCCCAGAACATCGCCGATCAGGAGGCCAGAGAAGGCTTGCACCTGATGGGCCAGGTCTTGTCCAGAGCACAAGACCAGCAGGTGGCCAGCCAGATTCTGGCCTTGCTGCAGCAACTTGCCACCCGCACCGCTTGA
- a CDS encoding VOC family protein: MRRIGTVHLNVKDLKKQLEFYQSTLGMQQLDEQGNAVTLGAAGLPLVTLHHTPNAQRTRGAGLYHFAVLLPSRADLGQFIQHIAEKRIPVQGASDHHVSEALYMADPEGNGIEIYRDRPEAEWGKNGQIEMTTARMDVEGVLQAAKAEPFKLLPEGTIMGHIHLHASNVPEAARYYLNTLQMEHIADYPGAQFMSYDHYHHHVAVNSWNGQGVPAHPEGLGLRSYELFTDVLPEGTVTDPSGIVLNIKPLQVAVAAP, from the coding sequence ATGAGACGCATCGGCACGGTTCACCTGAACGTGAAAGACCTGAAAAAGCAACTGGAGTTCTACCAGAGCACCCTTGGAATGCAGCAACTGGATGAGCAGGGAAATGCCGTGACCCTTGGGGCAGCAGGTTTGCCTCTGGTCACTTTGCACCACACCCCCAACGCCCAGCGAACCCGAGGGGCCGGTCTGTACCACTTTGCCGTGTTGCTGCCCTCGAGAGCGGACCTCGGGCAATTCATTCAACACATCGCAGAGAAGCGGATTCCTGTGCAGGGGGCCTCGGACCACCATGTTTCAGAAGCCCTGTACATGGCCGACCCTGAAGGCAACGGCATCGAAATTTACCGTGACCGCCCGGAAGCCGAGTGGGGAAAAAACGGCCAGATTGAAATGACCACCGCCAGAATGGATGTGGAGGGGGTCCTGCAAGCAGCAAAAGCAGAGCCTTTTAAGCTGTTGCCTGAGGGCACCATCATGGGACACATCCACCTGCATGCCTCCAATGTTCCAGAGGCTGCCCGTTACTACCTGAACACCCTGCAAATGGAGCACATTGCAGACTATCCGGGCGCACAATTCATGAGTTACGACCATTACCACCACCATGTCGCCGTCAACAGTTGGAATGGGCAGGGGGTGCCTGCCCATCCTGAGGGCCTCGGGCTGCGGTCTTACGAGCTGTTCACCGATGTTTTGCCAGAGGGAACGGTGACCGATCCCAGTGGCATTGTGCTGAACATCAAACCCCTTCAGGTTGCTGTTGCTGCACCTTGA
- a CDS encoding RNA ligase family protein → MYTKYPRTPHLPWSQKADADDVILTDTHIWNGQEVVITEKLDGENTSLYQNYLHARSVDNRYHPSRDWIKAYHGQIRYLIPDGYRLCGENMYARHSIGYDSLESYFYLFSVWDDHNTALSWDETLTWAALVNAPTPRVLYRGLWDEKAVQSLSIDTSTTEGYVVRPTAGFPYSEFGQRVAKWVRANHVQTSEHWMHQAVVPNGLRKP, encoded by the coding sequence ATGTACACCAAATACCCCAGAACCCCCCACCTTCCGTGGTCCCAGAAGGCCGATGCAGACGATGTGATCCTGACGGACACCCACATCTGGAACGGTCAGGAAGTGGTGATCACCGAAAAACTGGACGGAGAGAACACCAGCCTGTATCAGAATTACCTGCATGCCAGAAGCGTGGACAACCGTTACCACCCCTCCAGAGACTGGATCAAGGCTTACCACGGTCAGATTCGGTATCTGATTCCTGATGGCTACAGGTTGTGTGGCGAAAACATGTATGCCCGCCATTCCATCGGTTACGACAGTCTGGAATCTTACTTTTACCTTTTTTCTGTCTGGGATGACCATAACACCGCACTCAGCTGGGATGAAACCTTAACGTGGGCGGCTCTGGTGAATGCCCCCACCCCCAGGGTGCTTTACCGTGGCCTCTGGGATGAGAAGGCCGTCCAGAGCCTTTCCATTGACACCTCCACCACCGAAGGGTATGTGGTCCGGCCCACTGCCGGTTTTCCGTACAGTGAGTTTGGCCAGAGGGTTGCAAAATGGGTGAGGGCCAACCATGTGCAAACCAGTGAGCACTGGATGCATCAGGCCGTGGTGCCCAATGGCCTAAGGAAACCATGA
- a CDS encoding AAA family ATPase: MSSFHVKQVQHLASLVLEGQEVAYPEWKVALSPFLDWYPQLEVTPQDPEWHAEGSVDIHTALVLQELSKILQEGDFTPYERLTLTFAALLHDIGKANTTRFREGRMVSPGHAVVGRDYLSLRLLSAGFSAELVRRVIALVGHHHDPKHFVVKNAPERMYRRLARTTELPLLYFLEQADIRGRWASDLEDQLQWLDLFKLQCEEYGLWDEDPHQAWLEPIRDQEAYVQQSAILDYEEGRIFSPEEAISRSYLWRNRPSELTVLCGLSGSGKSTWIKENHPDTQVISMDDLREDLSGDRGDQSINGQVWQQAREDLKKALREGRKVIWDATNIRKLSRERLVNLGLDYHAHVKMVVFQVAPEEAIKRNRLREHAVPAGVIASQVQGFQFPELFEAHEVQYID; encoded by the coding sequence ATGAGCAGCTTTCATGTCAAACAGGTGCAGCACCTTGCCAGCCTTGTGCTGGAAGGTCAGGAGGTGGCTTACCCAGAGTGGAAGGTGGCCCTGTCTCCTTTTCTGGACTGGTACCCCCAGTTGGAAGTCACCCCTCAGGACCCTGAGTGGCACGCAGAGGGGAGCGTGGACATCCACACCGCTCTGGTGTTGCAAGAACTCAGCAAGATTTTGCAGGAGGGTGATTTTACCCCTTACGAACGCCTGACCCTGACGTTTGCGGCTTTGCTGCACGACATTGGCAAGGCCAACACCACCCGTTTTCGAGAGGGAAGGATGGTGTCGCCGGGTCATGCGGTGGTCGGTCGGGATTACCTTTCCCTCAGGCTCCTCTCGGCAGGGTTTTCTGCTGAACTGGTGCGCAGGGTGATTGCTCTGGTGGGACACCACCACGACCCCAAGCATTTCGTGGTCAAGAATGCACCAGAGCGGATGTACCGCCGGTTGGCCCGCACCACCGAGCTTCCCTTGCTTTACTTCTTGGAACAGGCGGACATCCGGGGCAGGTGGGCGAGTGACCTCGAAGACCAGCTCCAATGGCTGGACCTCTTCAAGCTCCAGTGCGAAGAATACGGTTTGTGGGATGAGGACCCCCATCAGGCATGGCTTGAACCCATCCGGGATCAGGAAGCTTATGTCCAGCAAAGCGCCATTCTGGATTACGAGGAAGGCCGGATTTTCTCCCCAGAGGAGGCCATCTCAAGGTCTTACCTGTGGCGCAACCGTCCTTCAGAATTGACAGTCTTGTGTGGCCTCAGTGGCTCTGGAAAAAGCACATGGATCAAAGAGAACCATCCAGACACGCAAGTCATCAGCATGGACGATCTGCGCGAGGACCTCTCGGGTGACAGGGGAGACCAGAGCATCAACGGTCAGGTGTGGCAGCAGGCCAGAGAAGACCTCAAAAAAGCCCTGCGTGAAGGTCGGAAAGTCATCTGGGATGCCACCAACATCCGCAAACTGTCCCGTGAAAGGCTGGTCAACCTCGGGTTGGATTACCATGCCCATGTGAAAATGGTGGTGTTTCAGGTTGCTCCAGAGGAGGCCATCAAAAGAAACCGTCTGCGGGAACATGCCGTTCCAGCAGGGGTGATTGCTTCACAGGTGCAGGGGTTTCAGTTTCCAGAGCTTTTCGAGGCCCACGAGGTGCAGTACATCGATTGA
- a CDS encoding YqjF family protein, with product MDFLNHTSHRPWPLPSGPWLLYMEWHNLLFLHYPIDPEVLAPHIPEGLTLETHHGFAWLSVVPFQMKKTRPRGVFSVPSVSDFLELNLRTYVSAEGKPGVFFFSLDAQSPLAVRGARMGFHLPYFDARMRWEIQNGRTRYLSTRTHTGATAGDFEAFYKPLSPLPRAAKGSLDHWLTERYCLYSADKQGRIYRCDIHHEPWPLQAVQVQEKHNTLGNLLGMQLMKAELAHYAACLPVVGWGLERVH from the coding sequence ATGGATTTCTTGAACCACACGTCCCACCGTCCGTGGCCCCTGCCCTCTGGGCCATGGTTGCTGTACATGGAGTGGCACAATTTGCTGTTCCTGCATTATCCCATTGACCCGGAAGTGCTGGCTCCCCACATTCCAGAGGGCCTGACCCTCGAAACCCACCATGGCTTTGCATGGCTGAGCGTGGTCCCTTTCCAGATGAAGAAAACCCGGCCCAGAGGTGTGTTTTCTGTGCCCTCTGTTTCTGACTTTCTGGAACTCAACCTGCGCACTTACGTTTCAGCAGAAGGCAAACCCGGCGTGTTCTTTTTCTCGCTGGATGCCCAGAGCCCTCTGGCGGTTCGGGGTGCCCGGATGGGGTTTCATTTGCCTTACTTTGATGCCCGGATGCGCTGGGAAATTCAAAATGGCCGCACAAGGTACCTGAGCACACGCACCCACACAGGGGCAACCGCAGGGGATTTTGAAGCCTTTTACAAACCCCTTTCTCCTCTGCCCAGAGCTGCAAAAGGCTCTCTGGACCACTGGCTCACCGAAAGGTACTGCCTGTACAGTGCAGACAAGCAAGGCCGGATTTACCGCTGTGACATTCACCATGAACCGTGGCCATTGCAGGCCGTGCAGGTTCAGGAAAAACACAACACCCTTGGGAACCTGCTGGGCATGCAACTCATGAAAGCCGAACTGGCCCATTACGCTGCATGCCTTCCTGTGGTCGGATGGGGTCTGGAAAGGGTGCACTGA
- a CDS encoding thiol-disulfide oxidoreductase DCC family protein, which produces MQPEPIVLFDGVCNLCNNSVQFILLNERTQKLHFASLQSEVGQSLIAQHWKGANLPESVVLIEQDRIYVQSEAALRIAKHLKFPLSLLGLFVVVPRPIRDAVYDWIARNRYRWFGKQDHCMLPRPEWKSRFLG; this is translated from the coding sequence ATGCAACCAGAGCCGATTGTGCTGTTTGATGGCGTTTGCAACTTATGCAACAATTCGGTTCAATTCATTCTACTCAATGAACGCACCCAAAAACTGCATTTCGCCTCGCTGCAAAGCGAAGTGGGCCAGAGCCTGATTGCACAACACTGGAAGGGCGCAAACCTTCCAGAATCGGTGGTTCTCATTGAACAGGACAGGATTTACGTCCAAAGTGAAGCCGCCCTGCGCATCGCCAAACACCTGAAATTCCCTCTGTCTTTACTCGGTCTATTTGTGGTGGTGCCCCGACCCATCCGGGATGCTGTCTACGACTGGATTGCCCGCAACCGCTACAGGTGGTTTGGCAAACAAGACCATTGCATGCTTCCACGCCCGGAATGGAAATCCCGATTTCTGGGTTGA
- a CDS encoding Lrp/AsnC family transcriptional regulator, translating into MQENNKLDAVDLKILQALTENARMTFTDLSKRIGLSLPATIERVRRLEDSGCIEGYSVKINPKFLGLNLQALIRFRSNNERWQKVTEILKDYPEVMECMVVTGSDSHMIKVAVSSAEHLEKLLSALSMYGMVNTSMILSSPIDRPVLAVAPKRP; encoded by the coding sequence ATGCAAGAAAATAACAAGCTTGACGCAGTAGACCTTAAGATCTTACAGGCCCTTACTGAGAATGCTCGCATGACTTTCACTGACCTCTCCAAGCGCATTGGACTTTCCCTGCCTGCCACCATTGAACGGGTGCGCCGTCTGGAAGACTCGGGTTGCATCGAGGGGTACTCGGTCAAGATCAATCCCAAATTCCTCGGGCTCAACCTTCAGGCCCTGATCCGTTTCCGCTCCAACAACGAACGCTGGCAAAAAGTCACCGAAATCCTCAAAGACTACCCAGAGGTGATGGAATGCATGGTGGTCACTGGATCCGACAGCCACATGATCAAAGTGGCTGTCTCCAGTGCCGAACACCTTGAAAAACTGCTGTCTGCCCTGAGCATGTACGGCATGGTCAACACCAGCATGATCCTCTCCAGCCCCATTGACCGGCCTGTGCTGGCTGTGGCACCCAAGCGCCCGTAA